One genomic segment of Arachis duranensis cultivar V14167 chromosome 4, aradu.V14167.gnm2.J7QH, whole genome shotgun sequence includes these proteins:
- the LOC107485555 gene encoding putative disease resistance protein RGA1 isoform X2 gives MASSTNVVSNTITKITERFNTVRVSYHETMPIIDNITRHLSTINGVTGKGHGDDDSLHIHRHDWITDIMDVLTNLWELLTNTTSLHPKQGTIATSFFSCFFSRTPRGLVLQLEQIEKSLENLAADSTKLCLKDRTKLRRSEERGNETKFQGRREDKEVIIGKILVSTKVNGIVSVAAIVGMQGMGKTTLAKFVCDDDRVKDNFVVIWVDAGIHGEFYADSVKKSMIQELDPEKETVAIDENLDLGAAIHGRRFFLVMDDLRSENREEWVKLYEMLKKAATSSGGAVLVTTRNSHVANVVDPNAWGLFRLRKEDSWSLFENLAGGNSSESKIRGVHQKLEKKCKGVPLALVTMARMLESKPIAELKQDHLEEEFMQEMKSIYFNDLPSLHQKQCFAYLSLPEDLGLDCIQEFSRTSFLVLHDSKIMTYKIGNELIWELSRFVATKDRFCFCMDNRVETVKKTVSRVALSPSLNVTYGIPKFLINTNKTLHTLLFPMPYSYDWSSRIPYEVKLSWSACHELFLAFKCLRVLNLTDLGMKNLPDSIGELKSLRYLDLSHNNMKKLPKSIGKLKHLQTLILSHCHQLRKLPSEFQHLVNLRHLVMDECLQLEHVPLALKKLTSLLTLSHFTVSTRNNKSKHILGFRELVNLKNLSGELKISHLEQLKLKKSEQGLAYLKEKQHLKHLTLKWNHDDNDNHNNHDENDETSLGHLEPHVNLQGLDIVGYKGAKFSDWLLSLENLVTFSLYNCSWCKSLPPLDSFPKLKSLRFERLDSLEYINASQHELRLELLQELSIADCPKLKSWWQEGTEDTTAIFPSISNLKIRYCPKLECMPLYPNLDGNLLLEGSSMKPLMHTIDYSSSNMSLSSSSLPPLYKVQRLTITNVEGKEQSPLPDNWLERFISIHFLCISENLQRMRGFRHLTSLSTMIVTKCSRDDLPHDKQWQGLQSLRRLELQEVDKLKHFPEGVKHLTSLTKLSILSCSELTSLGEGIGELKSLEILLIKDCPKLGSLLGISKLESLKELSITDCRLLLPRCQRETGDDWPQIKHIRRIRLAGASEIYE, from the exons ATGGCTTCATCTACAAACGTAGTTAGCAATACCATCACTAAAATCACAGAGAGATTTAACACCGTACGTGTTTCCTATCATGAGACCATGCCAATTATTGATAATATCACACGCCATCTCTCAACCATCAATGGTGTGACGGGTAAAGGCCATGGTGATGATGACTCTCTACACATACATAGACATGATTGGATAACCGATATCATGGACGTGCTCACCAATTTGTGGGAGTTGTTGACAAATACTACCTCTCTGCATCCAAAACAGGGTACCATTGCTACATCATTTTTCTCCTGCTTCTTTAGCCGTACACCTCGTGGCCTAGTTCTCCAGCTCGAGCAAATCGAGAAGAGCCTAGAAAACCTTGCAGCTGATTCTACCAAGCTTTGTCTGAAAGACAGAACCAAGTTAAGGAGATCGGAGGAGAGGGGAAATGAAACGAAGTTTCAAGGGAGAAGAGAGGATAAGGAAGTTATAATAGGGAAGATTTTGGTTTCCACGAAAGTGAACGGTATTGTTTCCGTGGCTGCTATTGTAGGGATGCAGGGGATGGGAAAGACAACACTTGCCAAGTTTGTTTGTGATGATGACAGGGTGAAAGATAACTTTGTGGTGATTTGGGTTGATGCTGGTATACATGGTGAGTTCTATGCTGATTCGGTCAAGAAAAGTATGATTCAGGAACTGGACCCAGAAAAGGAGACTGTTGCAATTGATGAAAATCTTGATCTTGGAGCAGCGATTCATGGAAGAAGATTCTTTCTTGTGATGGATGATTTACGGAGCGAGAACCGTGAGGAATGGGTGAAGTTGTATGAGATGCTAAAGAAGGCAGCTACTTCATCTGGTGGTGCAGTTCTTGTAACTACTCGGAATTCTCATGTAGCCAATGTTGTTGACCCAAATGCTTGGGGACTATTTAGGCTAAGGAAAGAAGACTCCTGGTCTCTATTTGAGAATCTTGCTGGAGGAAATTCAAGTGAATCCAAAATTAGAGGAGTTCATCAAAAGTTGGAAAAGAAATGCAAAGGAGTCCCTTTGGCATTAGTAACAATGGCGAGAATGTTAGAGTCAAAACCAATTGCTGAATTAAAACAAGACCATTTGGAGGAGGAGTTCATGCAGGAGATGAAGTCTATATACTTCAACGACCTCCCCTCGTTGCATCAAAAGCAATGCTTTGCTTATCTGTCATTG CCAGAAGATTTGGGCCTTGATTGCATACAAGAATTTTCCCGTACCTCATTTCTAGTTCTTCACGACTCCAAAATCATGACTTACAAGATCGGTAACGAACTGATCTGGGAGTTATCAAGATTTGTGGCTACCAAGGACCGATTCTGCTTCTGCATGGATAATCGCGTTGAAACTGTTAAGAAAACAGTTAGTAGAGTGGCATTATCTCCTAGCTTAAACGTTACTTATGGGATTCCGAAATTCCTCATTAACACCAACAAAACCTTGCATACTCTTCTCTTCCCCATGCCTTATTCATATGATTGGTCTTCAAGAATTCCATATGAGGTGAAGTTAAGTTGGTCTGCATGTCATGAACTCTTTCTTGCATTCAAGTGTCTGCGTGTACTGAACCTAACAGATCTAGGAATGAAGAATTTACCAGATTCAATTGGAGAGTTAAAGAGCTTAAGGTACCTTGATTTGTCCCACAACAACATGAAGAAACTTCCCAAATCCATTGGTAAGCTGAAGCATTTACAGACATTGATATTGTCTCATTGTCACCAGCTTCGAAAGCTGCCAAGTGAGTTTCAGCACCTGGTGAATCTCAGGCATCTTGTGATGGATGAGTGTCTTCAGCTGGAACACGTGCCGTTAGCTTTGAAGAAGCTAACAAGCCTTCTTACATTGTCGCATTTCACAGTTAGCACACGAAACAACAAGAGCAAACACATTCTAGGTTTTCGGGAGCTTGTTAATCTGAAAAACTTGAGCGGTGAACTGAAAATTTCACACTTGGAGCAACTGAAACTCAAGAAATCAGAACAGGGGCTTGCCTATTTAAAAGAGAAACAACATCTGAAGCACCTCACTCTGAAATGGAATCATGATGACAATGACAATCACAACAATCATgatgagaatgatgaaacaTCATTGGGACATCTTGAGCCACATGTAAATCTTCAAGGACTAGACATTGTGGGTTATAAAGGTGCAAAGTTTTCAGATTGGCTCCTATCGCTTGAGAATCTTGTCACCTTCAGTTTGTACAACTGCTCTTGGTGTAAGTCTCTCCCTCCTTTAGATAGTTTCCCTAAGCTGAAATCTCTCCGGTTCGAAAGATTGGATTCTCTGGAATACATAAACGCTAGCCAGCACGAGCTGCGGTTGGAACTCCTACAAGAGCTGTCAATAGCGGATTGCCCCAAGCTCAAGAGTTGGTGGCAGGAGGGAACCGAAGACACCACTGCTATCTTTCCCTCCATATCAAATTTGAAGATCCGATATTGTCCCAAATTGGAATGCATGCCACTGTATCCGAATCTTGATGGAAACCTTCTGTTGGAAGGCTCCAGCATGAAACCACTGATGCATACCATAGATTACAGCAGTAGCAATATgtcattatcatcatcttctCTTCCGCCACTCTACAAAGTGCAGCGTTTAACGATCACGAACGTGGAGGGGAAGGAACAATCCCCGCTACCGGACAACTGGCTGGAAAGGTTCATATCTATCCACTTTCTTTGTATCAGCGAGAATTTGCAGCGAATGAGAGGATTTAGGCACTTGACATCGCTTAGCACAATGATAGTTACAAAATGCAGCAGAGATGATTTACCCCATGATAAGCAATGGCAGGGTCTGCAGAGTCTTCGACGGCTAGAGTTACAAGAAGTGGATAAACTGAAGCATTTTCCGGAAGGAGTGAAACACCTTACATCTCTGACAAAGCTAAGCATCTTGAGTTGTAGCGAGTTGACAAGTCTAGGAGAAGGAATAGGCGAACTCAAATCCCTAGAGATCCTTTTGATTAAGGATTGCCCCAAGTTAGGTTCCCTTCTTGGAATAAGCAAACTGGAGTCTTTGAAGGAGTTGAGCATTACGGATTGTCGCTTGTTGTTGCCGAGGTGCCAGAGAGAAACCGGGGATGACTGGCCACAGATTAAGCATATTAGACGTATCCGATTGGCTGGGGCTTCTGAAATCTATGAATGA
- the LOC107485555 gene encoding putative disease resistance protein RGA1 isoform X1, which yields MASSTNVVSNTITKITERFNTVRVSYHETMPIIDNITRHLSTINGVTGKGHGDDDSLHIHRHDWITDIMDVLTNLWELLTNTTSLHPKQGTIATSFFSCFFSRTPRGLVLQLEQIEKSLENLAADSTKLCLKDRTKLRRSEERGNETKFQGRREDKEVIIGKILVSTKVNGIVSVAAIVGMQGMGKTTLAKFVCDDDRVKDNFVVIWVDAGIHGEFYADSVKKSMIQELDPEKETVAIDENLDLGAAIHGRRFFLVMDDLRSENREEWVKLYEMLKKAATSSGGAVLVTTRNSHVANVVDPNAWGLFRLRKEDSWSLFENLAGGNSSESKIRGVHQKLEKKCKGVPLALVTMARMLESKPIAELKQDHLEEEFMQEMKSIYFNDLPSLHQKQCFAYLSLVFPTHYFSVKAETLIQLWMAEGFLGHVNLNSPSLQHSQPEDLGLDCIQEFSRTSFLVLHDSKIMTYKIGNELIWELSRFVATKDRFCFCMDNRVETVKKTVSRVALSPSLNVTYGIPKFLINTNKTLHTLLFPMPYSYDWSSRIPYEVKLSWSACHELFLAFKCLRVLNLTDLGMKNLPDSIGELKSLRYLDLSHNNMKKLPKSIGKLKHLQTLILSHCHQLRKLPSEFQHLVNLRHLVMDECLQLEHVPLALKKLTSLLTLSHFTVSTRNNKSKHILGFRELVNLKNLSGELKISHLEQLKLKKSEQGLAYLKEKQHLKHLTLKWNHDDNDNHNNHDENDETSLGHLEPHVNLQGLDIVGYKGAKFSDWLLSLENLVTFSLYNCSWCKSLPPLDSFPKLKSLRFERLDSLEYINASQHELRLELLQELSIADCPKLKSWWQEGTEDTTAIFPSISNLKIRYCPKLECMPLYPNLDGNLLLEGSSMKPLMHTIDYSSSNMSLSSSSLPPLYKVQRLTITNVEGKEQSPLPDNWLERFISIHFLCISENLQRMRGFRHLTSLSTMIVTKCSRDDLPHDKQWQGLQSLRRLELQEVDKLKHFPEGVKHLTSLTKLSILSCSELTSLGEGIGELKSLEILLIKDCPKLGSLLGISKLESLKELSITDCRLLLPRCQRETGDDWPQIKHIRRIRLAGASEIYE from the coding sequence ATGGCTTCATCTACAAACGTAGTTAGCAATACCATCACTAAAATCACAGAGAGATTTAACACCGTACGTGTTTCCTATCATGAGACCATGCCAATTATTGATAATATCACACGCCATCTCTCAACCATCAATGGTGTGACGGGTAAAGGCCATGGTGATGATGACTCTCTACACATACATAGACATGATTGGATAACCGATATCATGGACGTGCTCACCAATTTGTGGGAGTTGTTGACAAATACTACCTCTCTGCATCCAAAACAGGGTACCATTGCTACATCATTTTTCTCCTGCTTCTTTAGCCGTACACCTCGTGGCCTAGTTCTCCAGCTCGAGCAAATCGAGAAGAGCCTAGAAAACCTTGCAGCTGATTCTACCAAGCTTTGTCTGAAAGACAGAACCAAGTTAAGGAGATCGGAGGAGAGGGGAAATGAAACGAAGTTTCAAGGGAGAAGAGAGGATAAGGAAGTTATAATAGGGAAGATTTTGGTTTCCACGAAAGTGAACGGTATTGTTTCCGTGGCTGCTATTGTAGGGATGCAGGGGATGGGAAAGACAACACTTGCCAAGTTTGTTTGTGATGATGACAGGGTGAAAGATAACTTTGTGGTGATTTGGGTTGATGCTGGTATACATGGTGAGTTCTATGCTGATTCGGTCAAGAAAAGTATGATTCAGGAACTGGACCCAGAAAAGGAGACTGTTGCAATTGATGAAAATCTTGATCTTGGAGCAGCGATTCATGGAAGAAGATTCTTTCTTGTGATGGATGATTTACGGAGCGAGAACCGTGAGGAATGGGTGAAGTTGTATGAGATGCTAAAGAAGGCAGCTACTTCATCTGGTGGTGCAGTTCTTGTAACTACTCGGAATTCTCATGTAGCCAATGTTGTTGACCCAAATGCTTGGGGACTATTTAGGCTAAGGAAAGAAGACTCCTGGTCTCTATTTGAGAATCTTGCTGGAGGAAATTCAAGTGAATCCAAAATTAGAGGAGTTCATCAAAAGTTGGAAAAGAAATGCAAAGGAGTCCCTTTGGCATTAGTAACAATGGCGAGAATGTTAGAGTCAAAACCAATTGCTGAATTAAAACAAGACCATTTGGAGGAGGAGTTCATGCAGGAGATGAAGTCTATATACTTCAACGACCTCCCCTCGTTGCATCAAAAGCAATGCTTTGCTTATCTGTCATTGGTATTCCCTACTCATTATTTTTCGGTTAAAGCGGAGACATTAATTCAGCTTTGGATGGCAGAGGGATTTCTAGGGCATGTAAATTTGAATTCTCCTTCTCTTCAACATTCACAGCCAGAAGATTTGGGCCTTGATTGCATACAAGAATTTTCCCGTACCTCATTTCTAGTTCTTCACGACTCCAAAATCATGACTTACAAGATCGGTAACGAACTGATCTGGGAGTTATCAAGATTTGTGGCTACCAAGGACCGATTCTGCTTCTGCATGGATAATCGCGTTGAAACTGTTAAGAAAACAGTTAGTAGAGTGGCATTATCTCCTAGCTTAAACGTTACTTATGGGATTCCGAAATTCCTCATTAACACCAACAAAACCTTGCATACTCTTCTCTTCCCCATGCCTTATTCATATGATTGGTCTTCAAGAATTCCATATGAGGTGAAGTTAAGTTGGTCTGCATGTCATGAACTCTTTCTTGCATTCAAGTGTCTGCGTGTACTGAACCTAACAGATCTAGGAATGAAGAATTTACCAGATTCAATTGGAGAGTTAAAGAGCTTAAGGTACCTTGATTTGTCCCACAACAACATGAAGAAACTTCCCAAATCCATTGGTAAGCTGAAGCATTTACAGACATTGATATTGTCTCATTGTCACCAGCTTCGAAAGCTGCCAAGTGAGTTTCAGCACCTGGTGAATCTCAGGCATCTTGTGATGGATGAGTGTCTTCAGCTGGAACACGTGCCGTTAGCTTTGAAGAAGCTAACAAGCCTTCTTACATTGTCGCATTTCACAGTTAGCACACGAAACAACAAGAGCAAACACATTCTAGGTTTTCGGGAGCTTGTTAATCTGAAAAACTTGAGCGGTGAACTGAAAATTTCACACTTGGAGCAACTGAAACTCAAGAAATCAGAACAGGGGCTTGCCTATTTAAAAGAGAAACAACATCTGAAGCACCTCACTCTGAAATGGAATCATGATGACAATGACAATCACAACAATCATgatgagaatgatgaaacaTCATTGGGACATCTTGAGCCACATGTAAATCTTCAAGGACTAGACATTGTGGGTTATAAAGGTGCAAAGTTTTCAGATTGGCTCCTATCGCTTGAGAATCTTGTCACCTTCAGTTTGTACAACTGCTCTTGGTGTAAGTCTCTCCCTCCTTTAGATAGTTTCCCTAAGCTGAAATCTCTCCGGTTCGAAAGATTGGATTCTCTGGAATACATAAACGCTAGCCAGCACGAGCTGCGGTTGGAACTCCTACAAGAGCTGTCAATAGCGGATTGCCCCAAGCTCAAGAGTTGGTGGCAGGAGGGAACCGAAGACACCACTGCTATCTTTCCCTCCATATCAAATTTGAAGATCCGATATTGTCCCAAATTGGAATGCATGCCACTGTATCCGAATCTTGATGGAAACCTTCTGTTGGAAGGCTCCAGCATGAAACCACTGATGCATACCATAGATTACAGCAGTAGCAATATgtcattatcatcatcttctCTTCCGCCACTCTACAAAGTGCAGCGTTTAACGATCACGAACGTGGAGGGGAAGGAACAATCCCCGCTACCGGACAACTGGCTGGAAAGGTTCATATCTATCCACTTTCTTTGTATCAGCGAGAATTTGCAGCGAATGAGAGGATTTAGGCACTTGACATCGCTTAGCACAATGATAGTTACAAAATGCAGCAGAGATGATTTACCCCATGATAAGCAATGGCAGGGTCTGCAGAGTCTTCGACGGCTAGAGTTACAAGAAGTGGATAAACTGAAGCATTTTCCGGAAGGAGTGAAACACCTTACATCTCTGACAAAGCTAAGCATCTTGAGTTGTAGCGAGTTGACAAGTCTAGGAGAAGGAATAGGCGAACTCAAATCCCTAGAGATCCTTTTGATTAAGGATTGCCCCAAGTTAGGTTCCCTTCTTGGAATAAGCAAACTGGAGTCTTTGAAGGAGTTGAGCATTACGGATTGTCGCTTGTTGTTGCCGAGGTGCCAGAGAGAAACCGGGGATGACTGGCCACAGATTAAGCATATTAGACGTATCCGATTGGCTGGGGCTTCTGAAATCTATGAATGA